One stretch of Caldinitratiruptor microaerophilus DNA includes these proteins:
- a CDS encoding DedA family protein, protein MIDALIQALVGFLDRAGPGGIFLAMALESACFPLPSEVVLPFAGFLVARGRMGFWEAVTWATLGQLVGSWAAYVAGRYGGRPFLERYGRYVFLREHELAVAERWFARWGEVTAFFSRLLPGVRTFISLPAGIARMPLGRFTLYSALGVLPWTAALVWTGVKLGENWEALRAYFHYLDAVVVAAAFILLALAAVRRRRGRQRPAVELPPAAGDLPRDTTSR, encoded by the coding sequence ATGATCGACGCGCTCATTCAGGCCCTCGTCGGTTTCCTCGACCGTGCCGGGCCGGGCGGCATCTTCCTGGCCATGGCGCTGGAAAGCGCCTGCTTCCCCCTGCCGAGCGAGGTGGTCCTCCCGTTCGCCGGCTTTCTGGTCGCGCGCGGCCGCATGGGCTTCTGGGAAGCCGTCACCTGGGCCACCCTCGGACAGCTGGTCGGGTCGTGGGCCGCGTACGTGGCCGGCCGGTACGGCGGGCGTCCCTTCCTCGAGCGTTACGGCCGCTACGTCTTTCTCCGTGAACACGAGCTGGCCGTGGCCGAGCGGTGGTTCGCCCGGTGGGGCGAAGTCACGGCCTTCTTCAGCCGGCTCCTGCCGGGGGTCCGCACCTTCATCTCGCTCCCGGCCGGCATCGCCCGCATGCCGCTGGGGCGCTTCACCCTGTACTCCGCCCTCGGGGTCCTTCCCTGGACCGCCGCCCTGGTGTGGACCGGGGTGAAGCTCGGCGAGAACTGGGAGGCACTGCGGGCGTACTTCCATTATCTTGACGCCGTCGTGGTGGCCGCTGCCTTCATCCTCCTGGCGCTCGCGGCGGTGCGCCGGCGCCGGGGAAGGCAGCGGCCTGCCGTGGAACTGCCTCCTGCCGCCGGGGACCTTCCGCGCGATACCACATCTCGCTGA
- a CDS encoding DpnII family type II restriction endonuclease, whose product MRFPSVSVEELLQQFQEAPSEWLDDAGRETLRAIGRFLDEAKTGVDAEKLDALLASSPRTLDVIRLFLGLSQDEMANHLRAAGGGALSGTYASIRDRLKHDHVRATVVSALVRLGAVHTIGAHLRKRWTIRDVLLERYQFGRGRAVKGQLRGRSLENEVEQRLRRLGVPYVARVTFIGRDGKQAKADFAIPGAQRPKTVIESKVYEATGSKQTDVLGDILKIVEARDYLTYFFVVTDGLGWHNRVSDLRHLVEFQQRGMVSMIFTRATLGKLEEAVRYIYQHEYGRQSEEE is encoded by the coding sequence GTGAGATTCCCAAGTGTTTCCGTTGAGGAGCTCCTACAGCAATTTCAGGAGGCTCCATCGGAGTGGCTGGACGACGCAGGGCGTGAAACCCTCCGCGCGATCGGCCGGTTTCTGGACGAGGCGAAGACGGGGGTCGACGCGGAAAAGCTTGACGCCCTGCTGGCCAGCTCGCCGAGAACCCTCGATGTGATCCGACTTTTTCTCGGTCTTTCGCAGGATGAGATGGCCAACCACCTCCGGGCGGCCGGTGGGGGCGCGCTCAGCGGAACGTATGCATCCATCCGAGACCGGCTGAAGCATGATCACGTCCGGGCTACGGTTGTATCTGCCCTTGTTCGACTAGGGGCAGTCCACACGATCGGTGCCCATCTGAGGAAACGATGGACGATCCGCGACGTTTTGCTGGAACGCTACCAGTTTGGTCGCGGACGAGCGGTGAAGGGACAGTTGCGGGGCCGATCGCTGGAAAATGAGGTGGAACAGCGGCTCCGGCGGCTCGGGGTCCCATACGTGGCGCGGGTCACCTTCATCGGTCGGGACGGTAAGCAGGCGAAAGCGGACTTTGCGATTCCTGGCGCACAGCGCCCCAAGACTGTCATTGAGAGTAAGGTATATGAGGCCACGGGTTCCAAACAGACAGACGTTCTCGGAGACATCCTGAAGATTGTGGAGGCCCGCGACTATCTGACCTACTTCTTTGTCGTGACAGACGGCCTGGGGTGGCACAACCGGGTGAGCGATCTGCGGCATCTGGTGGAGTTCCAGCAGCGAGGCATGGTGAGCATGATCTTTACCCGAGCAACGCTCGGGAAACTTGAAGAAGCAGTCCGCTACATTTACCAACACGAATACGGGCGCCAGAGCGAAGAAGAGTAG
- a CDS encoding carbohydrate deacetylase, with product MLIVNADDYGLSPAVSRGILAAWREGIVTSTTFLVNLPASAESARLLAGAPGLGVGLHLNLTTGRPVLPPRSVPSLVGPDGTFVKSLWRLRYRVRAEEVRREWEAQVDRFIELVGRLPTHLDSHHHVHALPGLAAVFADLARRRGIRAARVVRPADLPPVRSLAGWATGLLYRRYLAGSARVLARSGLALPDRVLLADFDRRRLVEWIRGLPEGVTELVCHPGYVDGELRRLSGRVEPRPAEMADLVSAEVREAVRAAGVRLAHYGELTSAER from the coding sequence GTGCTGATCGTGAACGCCGACGACTACGGGCTCTCGCCCGCCGTGAGCCGCGGGATCCTGGCCGCGTGGCGGGAGGGGATCGTGACCTCGACCACCTTCCTGGTCAACCTGCCCGCCAGCGCCGAATCCGCTCGCCTGCTGGCCGGGGCACCCGGCCTGGGGGTCGGCCTGCACCTGAACCTGACGACCGGCCGGCCGGTCCTGCCGCCCCGGTCCGTGCCCTCCCTGGTAGGGCCGGACGGGACGTTCGTGAAGAGCCTGTGGCGCCTCCGCTACCGGGTGCGGGCGGAGGAGGTGCGGAGGGAGTGGGAGGCCCAGGTGGACCGCTTCATCGAGCTCGTGGGCCGGCTGCCGACCCACCTGGACAGCCACCACCACGTGCACGCCCTGCCGGGGCTGGCGGCCGTCTTCGCCGACCTCGCCCGCCGCCGCGGCATCCGGGCCGCCCGGGTGGTCCGCCCGGCCGACCTGCCCCCCGTCCGGTCCCTCGCCGGCTGGGCGACCGGGCTGCTGTACCGCCGCTACCTGGCGGGCTCCGCCCGAGTCCTCGCCCGGTCGGGGCTGGCGCTGCCGGACCGGGTGCTCCTCGCCGACTTCGACCGGCGCCGCCTGGTCGAGTGGATCCGCGGGCTTCCGGAAGGCGTCACCGAGCTCGTGTGCCACCCCGGCTACGTCGACGGCGAGCTCCGCCGCCTGTCGGGCCGGGTGGAGCCCCGGCCGGCGGAGATGGCGGACCTCGTCTCGGCGGAGGTGCGTGAGGCCGTCCGCGCCGCGGGCGTCCGCCTGGCGCACTACGGGGAGCTCACCTCGGCGGAGAGGTAG
- a CDS encoding DNA adenine methylase: MDRGEAGSILYQTTLDVGLQPGCDPCGVEQAVRIARRFPRLRYMGSKYKLIPHLAEVFGSLQFKTVLDAFSGSGVVAYLLKAMGKTVHANDFLRFSAEVARATVENPGRTLTEADVRALLEPNPARSHFIEDTFDGLYFSRQDNQFLDNVWSNLGRLDDPYKRSLAIASLVLAAAKKQPRGVFTVVGRRYDDGRLDLRLSMQEQFLRAVKMYNRTVMPGAPGNRVTCSDVFDLPDDRYDLVYLDPPYVPPRDDNCYIKRYHFLEGLACYWKDVKILYNTRTKKIEKKWTLFSYKHTIVDALDRLFAKFSRSIIVLSYSSNSIPPREVIMDLLRRYKKTVHVVAVPHRYSFGTHQHVGVGRNEVSEYIFVGM; this comes from the coding sequence TTGGACCGTGGGGAGGCGGGTAGCATTCTCTACCAGACCACCCTTGACGTCGGTTTGCAGCCGGGCTGTGACCCGTGCGGAGTCGAGCAGGCAGTCCGGATCGCCCGGCGATTTCCCCGCCTTCGCTACATGGGGAGCAAGTACAAGCTGATTCCCCATCTGGCGGAGGTGTTCGGGTCGCTACAGTTCAAGACCGTTCTCGATGCGTTCTCCGGCAGCGGTGTCGTGGCCTATCTTCTCAAGGCCATGGGAAAGACAGTCCACGCGAACGATTTCCTCCGCTTCTCCGCGGAGGTGGCCCGGGCGACGGTCGAGAACCCCGGGCGAACCCTCACGGAGGCAGACGTCCGCGCACTCCTGGAGCCGAACCCTGCACGTAGCCACTTCATCGAAGATACCTTTGATGGCCTTTACTTTTCGAGGCAGGACAATCAGTTCTTGGACAACGTCTGGTCCAATCTCGGTCGCCTCGACGACCCCTACAAGCGCTCTCTTGCGATCGCCTCCCTGGTGCTGGCGGCTGCCAAGAAGCAGCCTCGCGGCGTGTTCACCGTGGTGGGCAGGCGATACGACGACGGGCGGCTCGACCTCCGGCTTTCGATGCAGGAGCAGTTTCTTCGGGCCGTTAAGATGTACAACCGCACGGTCATGCCTGGAGCACCCGGTAACCGCGTGACTTGTTCGGATGTCTTTGACCTGCCAGATGATCGATATGATCTTGTGTATCTCGATCCTCCGTATGTCCCACCCAGGGACGACAACTGCTACATAAAGCGCTATCACTTCCTTGAGGGTCTTGCTTGTTATTGGAAAGATGTAAAGATCCTGTATAATACACGAACAAAGAAGATCGAGAAGAAGTGGACGCTGTTTTCCTATAAGCACACAATTGTAGACGCTCTCGATCGGTTGTTTGCCAAGTTTTCGCGAAGCATCATCGTGCTTTCGTATTCATCGAACAGCATTCCGCCCCGTGAGGTCATCATGGACCTGCTCAGGCGCTACAAGAAGACTGTGCACGTCGTCGCGGTACCCCACCGATACTCGTTCGGTACCCACCAACACGTGGGTGTAGGCCGAAACGAAGTGTCCGAGTACATCTTTGTGGGGATGTAG
- a CDS encoding glucose PTS transporter subunit IIA has protein sequence MSRAVFDKLSATLVVPIVVLPVAALLQAFGFILGLEPLTAGGRAILVHFLPALFALAVAVGFAGADAMAAFAALTAYAVMWGVGSAVARDPALNPGAIGGLAAGAVGVWLFRRFHRVELPEFLALFSGKRLVPTLAALAALPLGLLLGYGWPWVLGGLRTLAGWVFSAGPAGAFVYGAMDRILVPTGLHHIVNNLVEYQLGAYTDPATGRVVTGEIQRFYAGDPSAGLLMSGFYVFNNFAIPAIALAIAHAAPPSRRRRVSGLMWTGLLTSVMTGITEPVEFAFVFGAPVLWGVHVVLTGLASYITYALGIRDWGYALPMYVINWPYASRAALIPVVGVPFFVLYYALFRYYIARFRPPVLGQEADPGPGPAGAVPAEPGASDVAHLAQAVLAGLGGPGNLRSLDACMSRLRVDVADPAQVDEAALRRAGARGVMRAGTAVQVVLGPRAGAVRAAIEAASKPPAADGHPPAEVGEPAPEARPGDDGPVEVVLLSPLTGRCLPLGDVPDPAFANRLVGDGVAVAPEAGLLLAPAPGVVAHVFPGGHAVGIVTPEGLEVLLHVGVDTVKLGGRHFRVRVREGDRVRAGQVLVEFDREAVEGEGYSTVSPVVITNMDAVAEVTPLCWGPVRAGVTPVLRVRRR, from the coding sequence ATGTCGCGTGCAGTTTTCGACAAGCTGAGCGCGACGCTCGTCGTGCCGATCGTGGTCCTCCCGGTTGCCGCGCTGCTGCAGGCGTTCGGGTTCATCCTGGGCCTCGAGCCCCTCACGGCCGGCGGACGGGCGATCCTGGTGCACTTCCTGCCGGCCCTGTTCGCCCTCGCCGTGGCCGTGGGCTTCGCCGGCGCCGATGCGATGGCTGCCTTCGCCGCCCTGACGGCCTACGCGGTGATGTGGGGGGTGGGGAGCGCGGTGGCGCGCGACCCCGCCCTGAACCCCGGGGCGATCGGCGGCCTGGCGGCCGGCGCCGTGGGGGTGTGGCTCTTCCGGCGCTTCCATCGCGTGGAACTGCCCGAGTTCCTGGCCCTCTTTTCCGGCAAGCGCCTGGTCCCCACCCTGGCAGCCCTCGCCGCGCTGCCGCTGGGACTCCTCCTCGGGTACGGGTGGCCGTGGGTGCTGGGTGGCCTCCGCACGCTCGCCGGGTGGGTCTTCTCGGCCGGGCCCGCCGGGGCCTTCGTCTACGGGGCCATGGATCGGATCCTTGTGCCCACGGGCCTGCACCACATCGTCAACAACCTGGTGGAGTACCAGCTCGGTGCTTACACCGACCCGGCGACCGGCCGGGTCGTCACCGGGGAGATCCAGCGCTTCTATGCCGGGGACCCTTCCGCGGGGCTCCTCATGAGCGGCTTCTACGTCTTCAACAACTTCGCCATCCCGGCGATCGCCCTGGCCATCGCCCACGCGGCACCCCCGTCCCGGCGGCGCCGGGTGAGCGGCCTCATGTGGACGGGCCTCCTCACCTCGGTGATGACCGGGATCACCGAGCCCGTGGAGTTCGCCTTCGTCTTCGGCGCGCCCGTGCTCTGGGGCGTGCACGTCGTCCTCACCGGCCTGGCCTCGTACATCACGTACGCGCTCGGCATCCGGGACTGGGGCTATGCCCTGCCCATGTACGTGATCAACTGGCCTTACGCCTCGCGGGCCGCCCTGATCCCCGTGGTCGGGGTCCCGTTCTTCGTGCTGTACTACGCCCTGTTCCGCTACTACATCGCCCGCTTCCGGCCGCCGGTCCTGGGGCAGGAGGCGGACCCCGGCCCGGGACCGGCCGGCGCCGTGCCGGCGGAGCCCGGCGCCTCGGACGTGGCGCACCTCGCGCAGGCCGTCCTCGCCGGGCTCGGCGGGCCCGGAAACCTCCGGAGCCTCGACGCGTGCATGAGCCGGCTGCGCGTGGACGTGGCCGACCCAGCCCAGGTCGACGAGGCCGCCCTGCGGCGCGCCGGCGCGCGGGGCGTCATGCGGGCCGGGACGGCCGTGCAGGTCGTCCTGGGGCCCCGGGCCGGCGCCGTGCGGGCGGCGATCGAGGCCGCGTCGAAGCCGCCCGCGGCGGACGGTCACCCCCCGGCGGAAGTGGGCGAACCCGCGCCGGAGGCGCGCCCGGGCGATGACGGGCCGGTCGAGGTCGTCCTCCTCTCCCCTCTCACGGGGCGCTGCCTGCCCCTCGGCGACGTCCCGGACCCAGCCTTTGCCAACCGCCTCGTGGGGGACGGGGTGGCGGTGGCGCCCGAGGCCGGCCTCCTCCTGGCCCCGGCCCCCGGCGTGGTCGCCCACGTGTTCCCCGGCGGGCACGCCGTGGGGATCGTCACCCCGGAGGGGCTGGAGGTGCTGCTCCACGTGGGCGTCGACACGGTGAAGCTCGGCGGCCGGCACTTCCGGGTGCGGGTCCGGGAGGGAGACCGGGTGCGGGCCGGTCAGGTGCTGGTCGAGTTCGACCGGGAGGCCGTGGAGGGGGAGGGCTACTCCACGGTCTCGCCGGTGGTCATCACGAACATGGACGCCGTGGCCGAGGTCACCCCGCTCTGCTGGGGGCCGGTCCGGGCCGGGGTTACGCCGGTCCTGCGGGTGAGGCGGCGGTGA
- the lepB gene encoding signal peptidase I, whose translation MRRFRFWLHAAGLAAALYLLTVRFVIQPYAVRGGSMEPTLHAGEHVLVEKIAYRFRAPRPGEIVVLRDPTEPGRDLVKRVVAAGGQVLEKRAGHYLVDGEVVAGPCPGDPFPPRLPPRVLGPDQVWVLGDNWCDSRDSRAFGPVSVDLVRGRVVFALWPPRRPAAYASGVSEMWYRAEGPRRQEAVPRQAAAFPGAGAPPRAPGG comes from the coding sequence GTGAGGCGCTTCCGGTTCTGGCTGCACGCGGCCGGGCTGGCCGCGGCGCTCTACCTCCTGACCGTCCGCTTCGTGATCCAGCCCTACGCCGTGCGGGGCGGCTCCATGGAGCCGACCCTGCACGCGGGCGAGCACGTCCTGGTGGAGAAGATCGCCTACCGCTTCCGGGCGCCCCGTCCCGGCGAGATCGTCGTCCTCCGCGACCCCACGGAACCCGGCCGGGATCTGGTCAAGCGGGTGGTGGCGGCAGGCGGACAGGTCCTGGAGAAACGGGCGGGCCACTACCTGGTCGACGGCGAGGTGGTGGCGGGTCCCTGCCCGGGGGACCCGTTCCCGCCGCGGCTGCCCCCCCGGGTGCTGGGCCCGGACCAGGTGTGGGTCCTCGGCGACAACTGGTGCGACAGCCGCGACAGCCGGGCCTTCGGGCCTGTGAGCGTCGACCTGGTCAGGGGGCGGGTCGTCTTCGCGCTGTGGCCGCCCCGGCGTCCTGCCGCGTACGCGAGCGGCGTCAGCGAGATGTGGTATCGCGCGGAAGGTCCCCGGCGGCAGGAGGCAGTTCCACGGCAGGCCGCTGCCTTCCCCGGCGCCGGCGCACCGCCGCGAGCGCCAGGAGGATGA